One window of the Candidatus Methylomirabilota bacterium genome contains the following:
- a CDS encoding glycosyltransferase family 4 protein has protein sequence MRVCSPHCGLDPETTSGGETYERELLIHLAGLGVVNELILARHKRVPAGVANLVVHRLPIARGLRWPVAALAFPPAIARVYRKTLFDLLRVHSLRYVGPAALLARWLYRLDVPIVSHHHHLDPSPLNPLIERRVLQASERIVTVSEFSKRQLASALGIPAERIEVVPNGVDEKFVPAPGGAALKARYGLGDGPVALFLGGLKPRKNLPFLLHVWRDVAAARPEATLVIAGDGPLGGAVRRQAEAMGLGLRVVFTGRLPEADKVAHYNLADIFLFPSALEGFGLAVGEAMSCGLPVIASDEGALPELVAHGQGGFVCRGGDRAAFVEATLRLLDQPELRRRLGAFNRERVDRHFRWPRAARRVLDIYVEVVGDWKRDVRRA, from the coding sequence ATGAGGGTGTGCAGCCCTCACTGCGGCCTCGACCCCGAGACGACCTCGGGCGGCGAGACTTACGAGCGGGAGCTCTTGATCCACCTCGCAGGTCTCGGCGTGGTGAACGAGCTGATCCTCGCGCGGCACAAGCGCGTGCCGGCGGGGGTGGCGAACCTCGTCGTCCACCGCCTGCCGATCGCACGGGGCCTGCGCTGGCCCGTGGCGGCCCTGGCCTTCCCGCCGGCGATCGCGCGGGTGTACCGGAAGACGCTGTTCGATCTTCTGCGCGTCCACTCGCTGCGCTACGTCGGGCCCGCGGCGCTCCTCGCGAGGTGGCTCTACCGCCTGGACGTGCCCATCGTGTCGCACCACCACCACCTCGACCCGAGTCCGCTCAACCCGTTGATCGAGCGTCGCGTGCTCCAGGCCTCCGAGCGGATTGTCACGGTGAGCGAGTTCTCCAAGCGTCAGCTGGCGAGCGCCCTCGGCATCCCCGCCGAGCGCATCGAGGTGGTGCCGAACGGTGTAGACGAGAAGTTCGTCCCCGCGCCGGGGGGCGCCGCGCTCAAGGCCCGCTACGGGCTCGGCGACGGGCCAGTAGCCCTCTTCCTCGGCGGGCTCAAGCCGAGGAAGAACCTGCCCTTCCTGCTCCACGTCTGGCGCGACGTCGCGGCCGCCCGTCCCGAGGCGACCCTCGTGATCGCGGGGGACGGCCCGCTCGGTGGCGCGGTGAGGCGCCAGGCTGAGGCCATGGGGCTGGGCCTACGCGTCGTCTTCACGGGCCGGCTGCCGGAGGCGGACAAGGTGGCCCACTACAATCTGGCCGACATCTTCCTTTTCCCCTCGGCGCTCGAAGGTTTCGGCCTCGCCGTGGGGGAGGCGATGTCCTGCGGGTTGCCCGTGATCGCCTCCGATGAGGGTGCGCTCCCCGAGCTGGTCGCTCACGGGCAGGGCGGCTTCGTGTGTCGGGGCGGCGACCGCGCGGCCTTCGTCGAGGCGACGCTCCGTCTGCTTGACCAGCCGGAGCTCCGGCGCCGCCTCGGCGCCTTCAACCGCGAGCGGGTGGACCGGCACTTCCGGTGGCCGCGCGCGGCGCGGCGCGTGCTCGACATCTACGTAGAGGTCGTGGGCGACTGGAAGCGCGACGTGCGTCGGGCATGA
- the pseI gene encoding pseudaminic acid synthase, which yields MGILKVKIGERWVGDGEPCFVVAEAGANHNRDLAMGKELIDVAAEAGADAVKFQTYSAETLYSKKTPKFSYLEKLTSKDTWQLIKEIELPREWQAELQAWAYKRGIMFFSAPFDYRAVDELDALGVPAFKIASFEIVDLPLIGYAAGKGRPMILSTGLATYEDIQDAVETCRSAGNRDIVLLQCASLYPAPPARINLHAMETMRRAFGVPVGLSDHTLGIHVAGAAVALGACVVEKHFTLSRALPGPDHPFAIEPAELKAMVRQIRDIEAALGDGRKAGPAPEEQEMHQKARRSLIAARAIPMGTRIERDMITIKRPGFGIRPKLLDLVVGRVAQVDIEEDTVLTWEML from the coding sequence ATGGGCATCCTCAAGGTCAAGATCGGTGAGCGGTGGGTCGGAGACGGCGAGCCCTGCTTCGTCGTGGCCGAGGCCGGCGCCAACCACAATCGCGACCTCGCCATGGGCAAGGAGCTGATCGACGTGGCGGCCGAGGCCGGCGCCGACGCCGTCAAGTTCCAGACCTACTCGGCCGAGACGCTCTACTCGAAGAAGACGCCGAAATTCTCCTACCTCGAGAAGCTGACGTCGAAGGACACCTGGCAGCTTATCAAGGAAATCGAGCTGCCGCGCGAGTGGCAGGCCGAGCTCCAGGCCTGGGCGTACAAGCGCGGCATCATGTTCTTCTCGGCGCCCTTCGACTACCGCGCGGTGGACGAGCTCGATGCCCTCGGCGTGCCGGCCTTCAAGATCGCCTCTTTCGAGATCGTGGACCTTCCGTTGATCGGATATGCCGCCGGGAAGGGGCGGCCCATGATCCTCTCTACGGGGCTCGCGACCTACGAGGACATCCAGGACGCGGTCGAGACGTGCCGGAGCGCCGGCAACCGGGACATCGTCCTGCTCCAGTGCGCCTCGCTCTACCCCGCGCCGCCGGCCCGCATCAACTTGCACGCGATGGAGACGATGCGGCGCGCCTTCGGCGTGCCGGTGGGGCTCTCGGACCACACCCTGGGCATCCACGTGGCAGGCGCCGCTGTGGCGCTCGGCGCCTGCGTGGTCGAGAAGCACTTCACGCTGAGCCGGGCGCTGCCTGGCCCGGATCACCCCTTCGCGATCGAGCCCGCCGAGCTCAAGGCTATGGTCCGGCAGATCCGCGACATCGAGGCCGCGCTCGGCGACGGCCGGAAGGCCGGCCCCGCACCCGAGGAGCAGGAGATGCATCAGAAGGCCCGGAGGAGTCTCATCGCCGCGCGGGCCATCCCCATGGGCACGCGCATCGAGCGGGACATGATCACCATCAAGCGCCCAGGCTTCGGTATCCGGCCCAAGCTGCTCGACCTCGTGGTCGGGCGCGTGGCGCAGGTGGACATCGAGGAAGACACCGTGCTGACGTGGGAGATGCTGTGA
- a CDS encoding polysaccharide deacetylase family protein: MSPAFAQALRLDDVGAASKQHEVYGVTRIKLGPLALPFPGNFLFLKYLPPVKRWGPYRELTAAEWEGVLAELEARGARMTVGVTAGWVETDGRIVPFPRKFPDAAAVIRRGVDRGLLEVANHGYTHCVLENGRFRPRLFSGNRPEHREFHDWLPADLHREHVTRAQGILQDFLRSPVLTFVPPGNVFSRATLAAAAAAGLRYVSCLEPARWGAVEGITFVGDRDVVSIHDRDLVLRGVKFLKRLLDERNGEPFVTVREVGARLEGARR, encoded by the coding sequence ATGAGCCCGGCATTCGCTCAGGCGCTGAGGCTCGACGACGTCGGGGCGGCCTCGAAGCAGCATGAGGTGTACGGGGTGACGCGCATCAAGCTCGGTCCGCTGGCACTGCCGTTCCCCGGCAACTTCCTCTTCCTCAAGTACCTCCCGCCGGTGAAGCGGTGGGGCCCCTACCGCGAGCTCACGGCCGCAGAGTGGGAGGGCGTCCTGGCCGAGCTCGAGGCCCGCGGGGCGCGGATGACCGTCGGCGTCACCGCCGGGTGGGTCGAGACCGACGGCCGGATCGTGCCCTTCCCGCGGAAGTTCCCGGACGCCGCGGCCGTGATCCGGCGCGGGGTGGATCGCGGGCTGCTCGAAGTCGCCAATCACGGCTATACGCACTGCGTGCTCGAGAACGGGAGATTCAGGCCGCGGCTCTTCTCGGGCAACCGGCCGGAGCATCGCGAGTTCCACGACTGGCTGCCGGCAGACCTCCACCGAGAGCACGTCACCCGCGCCCAAGGCATCCTCCAGGACTTCTTGAGATCACCGGTGCTCACCTTCGTCCCGCCCGGCAACGTGTTCTCTCGGGCGACGCTCGCCGCCGCGGCGGCCGCGGGGCTGCGCTACGTCTCATGCCTCGAGCCGGCGCGATGGGGCGCGGTGGAGGGGATCACCTTTGTCGGCGACCGGGACGTGGTCTCGATACACGACCGCGACCTCGTGCTTCGCGGCGTCAAGTTTTTGAAGCGTCTCTTGGACGAGCGGAACGGCGAGCCATTCGTGACGGTACGCGAGGTGGGCGCGCGCCTCGAGGGCGCGCGGCGGTGA
- a CDS encoding class I SAM-dependent methyltransferase has protein sequence MTSWPWPLVAGLDLLNRRGKAVGVRLVKYTGKSPHFIHPKHLVETPGHDWYVAHLGPGDIVFDVGCANGAHTLKAAARVKRVVGMDYDVAQLRVGAETARNRGLDNVHFFAWDLARPFPFPDATFDAALFLDVIEHLDERQPVLREIRRVLKPGGRLLVSGPNRESRWRERLRRAGLFAFQDEDHKVEYTRGEFLAEVEAAGFVVEGPLEPVVYDTPWAGLIDAVGGLSLGIYARLARWKRRRALAEPGESTGFRALARKPV, from the coding sequence GTGACAAGCTGGCCGTGGCCGCTGGTCGCCGGCCTCGACCTCCTGAACCGCCGAGGCAAGGCCGTGGGCGTGCGTCTCGTGAAGTACACGGGCAAGAGCCCGCACTTCATCCACCCCAAGCACCTGGTCGAGACGCCGGGCCACGACTGGTACGTGGCGCATCTCGGGCCCGGCGACATCGTTTTCGACGTGGGCTGTGCCAACGGCGCCCACACGCTGAAGGCCGCGGCGCGCGTCAAGCGCGTCGTCGGCATGGACTACGACGTCGCGCAGCTGCGCGTGGGCGCCGAGACCGCGCGGAACCGTGGACTCGACAATGTCCATTTCTTCGCCTGGGATCTCGCCCGGCCCTTCCCGTTTCCCGACGCGACCTTCGACGCGGCGCTCTTCCTCGACGTGATCGAGCACCTCGACGAGCGCCAGCCCGTGCTGCGCGAGATCCGGCGGGTGCTCAAGCCGGGCGGGCGCCTCCTCGTCTCGGGTCCCAACCGCGAGAGCCGCTGGCGCGAGCGTCTGCGCAGGGCCGGGCTCTTCGCCTTCCAGGATGAAGACCACAAGGTCGAGTACACGCGCGGAGAGTTTCTGGCCGAGGTCGAGGCGGCGGGTTTCGTGGTGGAGGGTCCGCTCGAGCCCGTCGTGTACGACACCCCCTGGGCCGGCCTCATTGACGCGGTCGGCGGCCTCTCGCTCGGCATCTATGCGCGCCTGGCCCGGTGGAAGCGCCGCCGCGCCCTCGCGGAGCCCGGCGAGAGCACGGGCTTCCGCGCTCTGGCCCGGAAGCCTGTATGA
- a CDS encoding class I SAM-dependent methyltransferase yields MSASTAHAAGARLRTLLAAYYTRYYRDTLGLPDWQTKVLGRLTEEDVETTRIQIVAEALGRPLHGLRVLNVGCGTGGFNVAAQRAGASTWGIDASDDAIRICELRRALGAGGRYALAAAEALPFPDDSFDLVYCLSTLEHVEGVEAAVGEMVRVLRPGGAVLLYAPNAWALYENHYKIFWPPRCPKPLARLYLRLRRRPPGFVDTLNYLSARRCARLFRRAGATVAPFGLVKTDGPVAGWSARLARLYYRMFRVQPAIQLVARKGAAARP; encoded by the coding sequence ATGAGCGCCTCGACCGCTCACGCCGCCGGCGCCCGTCTGAGGACCCTCCTCGCGGCGTACTACACGCGCTACTACCGGGACACGCTCGGCCTGCCTGACTGGCAGACGAAGGTCTTGGGCCGGCTCACCGAGGAAGACGTGGAGACGACCCGCATCCAGATCGTGGCCGAGGCCTTGGGCCGGCCGCTCCACGGCCTGCGCGTGCTGAACGTGGGATGCGGCACTGGCGGCTTCAACGTGGCGGCCCAGCGGGCGGGCGCCAGCACGTGGGGGATCGATGCGAGCGACGATGCCATCCGCATCTGCGAGCTCCGGCGAGCGCTCGGCGCGGGCGGCCGGTACGCCCTTGCGGCCGCCGAGGCGCTGCCGTTCCCGGACGACTCCTTCGATCTCGTCTACTGCCTCTCGACTCTCGAGCACGTGGAGGGCGTTGAGGCCGCGGTCGGCGAGATGGTTCGTGTGCTCCGCCCCGGAGGCGCCGTGCTGCTCTACGCTCCGAACGCCTGGGCGCTCTACGAGAACCACTACAAGATCTTCTGGCCCCCGCGCTGCCCCAAGCCGCTGGCGCGCTTGTACCTGCGCCTGCGGCGTCGGCCCCCGGGCTTCGTGGACACGCTGAACTATCTCTCGGCCCGCCGCTGTGCAAGGCTCTTCCGGCGCGCGGGCGCCACGGTCGCGCCCTTCGGGCTGGTCAAGACGGACGGGCCCGTCGCGGGGTGGAGCGCGCGGCTGGCGCGCCTCTACTACCGCATGTTCAGGGTCCAGCCCGCCATCCAGCTCGTCGCTCGGAAGGGTGCGGCGGCACGGCCATGA
- a CDS encoding glycosyltransferase family protein has product MAERAVVVIQARLGSTRLPGKALADVAGRPMLAHVAERAAAIPGIAGMVIATTVSPADEALEHFARQAGLHCIRGSEADVLDRFCLAARETKAEAVVRVTADCPLLDPEVSGRVLVEYLGRRPGVDYVSNVHPPTYPDGLDTEVVSVEALETAARETQLPSDREHVTAYLWRRPERFRLANVTHGEDLSAHRWTVDTGADLTFVRAVFQTLGPAAARAGMAEVLRLLAERPALRALDAGLRRNEGFEQSLAADHQTVTTTPRTTAP; this is encoded by the coding sequence ATGGCAGAGCGGGCCGTTGTGGTGATCCAGGCGCGGCTCGGCTCAACGCGCCTGCCCGGCAAGGCGCTGGCCGACGTCGCAGGGCGTCCCATGCTGGCCCACGTGGCCGAGCGGGCGGCGGCGATTCCCGGCATCGCTGGGATGGTGATCGCGACGACGGTGAGCCCGGCAGACGAGGCGCTGGAGCACTTCGCGCGGCAGGCCGGCCTTCACTGTATCCGCGGCAGCGAGGCGGATGTCCTCGACCGGTTCTGCCTGGCGGCCCGCGAGACGAAGGCCGAGGCGGTCGTCCGAGTCACGGCGGACTGCCCGCTGCTCGATCCCGAGGTTTCCGGGCGTGTGCTGGTCGAATACCTGGGTCGCCGCCCGGGCGTGGACTACGTGAGCAACGTGCACCCGCCGACCTATCCCGACGGCCTCGACACCGAGGTCGTCTCGGTCGAGGCGTTGGAGACGGCGGCGCGCGAGACGCAGTTGCCCTCCGACCGCGAGCACGTGACGGCCTACCTCTGGCGCCGGCCGGAGCGCTTCCGCTTGGCCAATGTCACTCACGGTGAAGATCTCTCGGCGCACCGCTGGACCGTGGACACCGGGGCCGACCTCACGTTCGTTCGGGCGGTGTTCCAGACGCTCGGGCCCGCCGCAGCCCGCGCGGGCATGGCCGAGGTGCTGCGGCTTCTCGCCGAGCGTCCGGCGCTCCGCGCCCTCGATGCGGGCCTTCGCCGCAATGAGGGGTTCGAGCAGTCACTCGCGGCCGACCATCAGACCGTCACCACAACGCCGAGGACCACCGCGCCATGA
- a CDS encoding glycosyltransferase family 4 protein — protein sequence MRVCLVNEYFPPFAPGGAEWSMQALARALVGRGHEVVVVTPNYGAAALEEQAGVRIVRFPFPRRLPPGRTPLSAKWLANPLFYLYAAWAVRRAARRERVDLIHVQNKHMLIPGTLAARSLGLPVALTIRDGSIIDAAPMCLHHGDRMPTDCGVRKLWRECSEEYFSLYTKGRRSRLRTKLAFLYFWLDCRLKQQFLRRVDAVVGVSGGILEIYRRSGLLEGVRRVQPVYTIPPPSPAPDPSAVEALRGRLGLSGGPLVLYVGKLSPGKGSADLAAASREVVGEFPDTRFAFAGEGEVEDAGPHLRRLGAMPNADVLALYPLADVVVVPSVVPDALSRVIIEAMAAGRAIVATRVGGTPELILHEKTGLLVERADPHGLALALRRLLGDAGLRASLGAASRRHLDELTGRGSSVDQHLELYAALRAAS from the coding sequence ATGAGGGTCTGCCTCGTCAACGAGTATTTCCCGCCCTTCGCGCCGGGCGGCGCCGAGTGGAGCATGCAGGCGTTGGCGCGGGCGCTGGTCGGACGCGGCCACGAGGTCGTCGTGGTCACGCCCAACTACGGCGCCGCCGCGCTCGAGGAGCAGGCGGGCGTCCGTATCGTGCGCTTTCCCTTTCCGCGCCGACTGCCCCCGGGCCGCACGCCGCTGTCGGCCAAGTGGCTCGCCAATCCGCTCTTCTACCTGTACGCGGCCTGGGCCGTGCGCCGGGCGGCCCGGCGGGAGCGGGTCGATCTGATCCACGTCCAGAACAAGCACATGCTGATCCCGGGCACGCTGGCGGCGCGCTCGTTGGGCCTCCCCGTCGCGCTCACGATCCGCGACGGCAGCATCATCGACGCCGCACCCATGTGCCTGCACCACGGCGATCGGATGCCGACCGATTGCGGCGTGAGGAAGCTCTGGCGAGAATGCTCGGAGGAGTATTTTTCCCTTTACACCAAGGGCAGGCGGAGCAGGCTGCGCACCAAGCTTGCCTTTCTCTACTTCTGGCTGGACTGTCGGCTCAAGCAGCAATTCCTTCGGCGGGTGGACGCGGTCGTCGGCGTCAGCGGGGGCATCCTCGAGATCTATCGCCGCTCCGGGCTCTTGGAGGGCGTGCGGCGCGTGCAACCCGTCTACACCATCCCGCCGCCGTCTCCTGCGCCCGATCCGTCGGCCGTTGAGGCGCTCCGCGGCCGCCTGGGTCTCAGCGGCGGACCGCTGGTGCTCTATGTCGGCAAGCTCTCGCCCGGCAAGGGCTCGGCCGATCTCGCCGCAGCGTCGCGGGAGGTCGTCGGAGAATTTCCGGACACGCGCTTCGCCTTCGCCGGCGAAGGCGAGGTCGAGGACGCCGGGCCTCACCTGCGCCGGCTGGGCGCCATGCCGAACGCGGACGTGCTCGCGCTCTACCCGCTGGCGGACGTGGTCGTCGTGCCGTCCGTCGTTCCGGACGCGTTGAGCCGCGTCATCATCGAAGCCATGGCGGCGGGGCGCGCGATCGTCGCCACTCGCGTCGGCGGCACGCCCGAGCTGATCCTTCACGAGAAGACCGGACTGCTCGTCGAGCGCGCGGATCCGCACGGGCTGGCGCTGGCGCTCAGGCGCCTCCTCGGCGACGCGGGCCTGCGGGCCAGCCTGGGCGCCGCGTCGCGGCGGCACCTCGACGAGCTGACGGGCCGGGGGAGCAGCGTCGACCAGCACCTCGAGCTCTACGCCGCCCTGCGCGCCGCCTCGTGA
- a CDS encoding class I SAM-dependent methyltransferase, translating to MTTAAERFFRNSEYWRAWSQVPDMTADIPYALAALHPGYRRVLDVPCGRGRLLKAVRAALPEAEIHGLDINAGMIEQVRRECLGVRTHVGSVYALPFPDRHFDAVLCHESFMHFEEPRHALAELARVAWRRLYLSITTRRQLNTLLRRLGLMPSSDVPHWTYDREEILPLLPREFAWEVRGAFLLGRKALGLGHARHVRLHRLLGRRVPQWLLCRFGQTLFLYGTRREER from the coding sequence ATGACAACCGCCGCTGAGCGCTTTTTCCGCAACAGCGAGTACTGGCGGGCCTGGTCGCAGGTGCCGGACATGACCGCGGACATCCCCTACGCGCTCGCCGCGCTCCACCCAGGTTACCGCCGCGTCCTCGACGTGCCCTGCGGCCGCGGGCGGCTCCTCAAGGCCGTGCGCGCCGCGCTGCCCGAGGCCGAGATCCACGGGCTCGACATCAATGCCGGGATGATCGAGCAGGTCCGCCGCGAGTGCCTGGGCGTCCGGACGCACGTGGGCTCGGTCTATGCGCTACCGTTCCCGGACCGCCACTTCGACGCCGTGCTCTGCCACGAATCCTTCATGCACTTCGAGGAGCCGCGGCACGCACTGGCCGAGCTCGCGAGGGTCGCGTGGCGGAGGCTCTATCTGAGCATCACGACCCGGCGCCAGCTCAATACCTTGCTGCGACGGCTCGGGCTGATGCCGTCCTCGGACGTCCCGCACTGGACGTACGACCGCGAGGAGATCCTGCCGCTTCTGCCGCGCGAGTTCGCGTGGGAGGTCCGCGGGGCTTTTCTGCTGGGCAGGAAGGCGCTCGGCCTCGGCCACGCGCGCCACGTGCGGCTCCACCGGCTGCTGGGCCGCCGCGTGCCCCAGTGGCTCCTCTGCCGCTTCGGCCAGACGCTTTTTCTCTACGGCACGCGCCGGGAGGAGCGATGA
- a CDS encoding Gfo/Idh/MocA family oxidoreductase produces the protein MRFLVVGTGSIGTRHARNLLALGHEVSGWDALPEQLDLALRTVPGLIAVAGLEQGLAARPEAVLVCTPPATHMTVARQAVEAGCHVFVEKPVAHLSDEVPALLDTAKRADRLFAVGFNLRFLPSLRRVKALLDAGRIGRVHSASARFGFFLPAWRAGRDYKDNYAVSAEQGGGVLLDAIHELDYLGWFFGEAAELCCAAGHVSALAGDTEDLAEVTVRFSSGVLAQVHLDYLRRAYRRDLEVIGADGVITWDYASRAVTVLGPEPDRVEAHDASGDAPNESMYVAEMRHFIACLEGREEPLADGWEALRSLRMVEAAKRSDAERRWVSL, from the coding sequence ATGCGCTTTCTCGTGGTCGGCACGGGCTCGATCGGCACGCGGCACGCCCGCAACCTCCTGGCATTGGGCCACGAGGTCTCGGGTTGGGACGCGCTCCCCGAGCAGCTCGACCTGGCGCTGCGGACCGTGCCTGGGCTCATCGCGGTAGCGGGGCTCGAGCAGGGCCTGGCGGCGCGGCCCGAGGCCGTGCTGGTGTGCACCCCGCCGGCGACCCACATGACCGTGGCAAGGCAGGCGGTCGAAGCCGGCTGCCACGTCTTCGTGGAGAAGCCCGTGGCACACCTCTCGGACGAGGTGCCGGCCCTCCTCGACACGGCCAAGCGTGCCGACAGGCTCTTCGCGGTGGGCTTCAACTTGCGCTTCCTGCCGAGTCTCCGCCGCGTGAAGGCGCTGCTCGATGCCGGGCGTATCGGACGCGTCCACTCGGCAAGCGCCCGCTTCGGCTTCTTCCTGCCGGCCTGGCGCGCCGGGCGTGACTACAAAGATAACTACGCGGTGAGCGCCGAGCAGGGGGGTGGCGTGCTGCTCGACGCGATCCACGAGCTCGACTATCTGGGCTGGTTCTTCGGGGAGGCGGCGGAGCTCTGTTGTGCCGCCGGCCACGTGAGCGCCCTCGCGGGCGACACGGAAGACCTCGCCGAAGTGACTGTGCGCTTCTCCTCGGGCGTGCTCGCCCAGGTCCACCTCGACTATCTGCGCCGCGCCTATCGGCGAGACCTGGAGGTCATCGGCGCCGACGGCGTCATCACTTGGGACTACGCATCGCGAGCCGTGACCGTGCTTGGTCCGGAGCCCGATCGCGTCGAGGCGCACGACGCATCGGGCGACGCGCCGAACGAATCCATGTACGTCGCGGAAATGCGACACTTCATCGCCTGCCTCGAAGGGCGCGAGGAGCCGCTCGCGGACGGCTGGGAGGCGCTCCGGTCCCTGCGCATGGTCGAAGCTGCGAAGCGTTCGGACGCCGAGCGGCGCTGGGTGAGCCTCTGA
- a CDS encoding GNAT family N-acetyltransferase: protein MSRLDATRVGDVALRPAQLEDCARTWEWRNDPETRQASFDAAPIPLETHEAWFRASLGRVDRRLYVILAQGRECGSARLDFAGGEAEVSIHLAPEYRGRGVGPAALERLVETAFGELELGRLVARVKADNAASLAAFERAGFTRVVDGAAVTLVRAREERA, encoded by the coding sequence GTGAGCCGTCTCGACGCCACGCGCGTGGGAGACGTAGCGCTGAGGCCGGCGCAGCTCGAGGACTGCGCGCGGACCTGGGAATGGCGGAACGACCCGGAGACGAGGCAGGCCTCGTTCGACGCGGCGCCGATCCCGCTCGAGACGCACGAGGCCTGGTTCCGCGCGAGCCTCGGGCGGGTGGACCGGAGGCTCTACGTGATCCTGGCCCAGGGGCGAGAGTGCGGTTCAGCGCGCCTGGACTTCGCCGGAGGCGAGGCCGAGGTGAGCATCCATCTCGCGCCCGAGTACCGGGGACGCGGGGTCGGCCCCGCTGCGCTCGAGCGCCTGGTAGAGACGGCGTTTGGCGAGCTCGAGCTCGGGCGGCTCGTGGCGCGGGTCAAGGCCGACAACGCGGCCTCGCTGGCCGCCTTCGAGCGGGCGGGTTTCACGCGTGTCGTCGATGGCGCCGCCGTCACCCTTGTCCGCGCCCGCGAAGAGCGAGCCTGA
- a CDS encoding aminotransferase class III-fold pyridoxal phosphate-dependent enzyme encodes MTASRRSFDRSMAMLARARRSIPGASQTLSKGANMFVEGAYPVFLQRGEGCRVWDVDGGEYIDYILGLASITLGYAYPAVTEAVARQLGEGSIFSLPHPLEVEVAERLIEVIPCAEQVRFLKTGSEANSAAIRVARATTGRDVIVYCGYSGWHDWYAITTPRSKGIPKDFARFIVPFNYNDLPSLDRALDEHYGKVAAVIMEAVLLDAPGPGFLEGARKAAHDHGALLIFDEIVSGFRWAVGGAQEYFGVAPDLATFGKGMANGLPLSAVVGRAELMREFEDVFVSSTFGGDTLALAAAAATIDEYRQKPVIAHLWAAGRRFQDGFKRAATRTGLPVDCVGFPVHPKIVFRHAREETNRLLMSLFLQETGRRGVIFHFAGFNISFSHSDADVAQSLEACEAALRIVGEALADGRVVERLEGRPYEEVFKRS; translated from the coding sequence ATGACCGCGTCGCGCCGCAGCTTCGACCGCTCGATGGCCATGCTGGCCCGCGCGCGCCGCTCCATCCCGGGCGCCTCGCAGACGCTCTCGAAGGGCGCCAATATGTTCGTCGAGGGCGCCTACCCGGTATTCCTCCAGCGGGGGGAGGGCTGCCGCGTCTGGGACGTGGACGGCGGCGAGTACATCGACTACATCCTGGGTCTGGCCTCGATCACCCTGGGCTATGCCTATCCGGCCGTGACGGAAGCCGTCGCCCGCCAGCTCGGCGAAGGGAGCATCTTCTCGCTGCCCCATCCGCTCGAGGTCGAGGTGGCCGAGCGGCTCATCGAGGTGATCCCCTGCGCCGAGCAGGTGCGCTTCCTCAAGACAGGCTCCGAGGCGAATTCGGCGGCAATACGTGTGGCGCGAGCGACCACCGGGCGCGACGTCATCGTGTACTGCGGTTACTCAGGCTGGCACGACTGGTACGCGATTACCACCCCGCGATCCAAGGGAATTCCGAAGGACTTCGCGCGCTTCATCGTGCCGTTCAACTACAATGACCTGCCTTCGCTCGATCGGGCGCTGGATGAGCACTACGGCAAGGTCGCTGCGGTGATCATGGAAGCCGTGCTGCTCGATGCTCCAGGGCCGGGCTTCCTCGAGGGCGCCAGGAAGGCCGCGCACGACCACGGCGCGCTTCTGATCTTCGACGAGATCGTGAGCGGCTTCCGCTGGGCTGTCGGCGGAGCGCAGGAATACTTCGGCGTTGCCCCGGACCTGGCGACTTTTGGAAAGGGCATGGCCAATGGCCTCCCGCTCTCGGCGGTTGTGGGGCGCGCCGAGCTCATGCGTGAGTTCGAGGACGTGTTCGTGTCGAGCACCTTCGGCGGCGACACGCTGGCGCTCGCAGCGGCGGCTGCGACGATAGACGAGTACCGGCAGAAGCCAGTCATCGCGCACCTGTGGGCCGCCGGGCGACGCTTCCAGGACGGCTTCAAGCGGGCCGCCACGAGGACGGGGCTGCCCGTCGACTGCGTCGGCTTCCCGGTCCATCCCAAGATCGTCTTCCGCCACGCGCGTGAGGAGACCAACCGGCTGCTCATGAGCCTATTCCTCCAGGAGACGGGGCGGCGAGGCGTCATCTTCCACTTCGCGGGCTTCAACATCTCCTTTTCGCATTCCGACGCCGACGTGGCCCAGAGTCTCGAGGCCTGTGAGGCTGCGCTCCGGATCGTGGGCGAGGCGCTGGCCGATGGTCGCGTGGTCGAGAGGCTCGAGGGGCGGCCCTACGAGGAGGTCTTCAAGCGCTCGTGA